A genomic stretch from Methanomassiliicoccales archaeon includes:
- a CDS encoding GDP-mannose 4,6-dehydratase, translating to MKVVVTGGAGFVGSHASEYFAVKGDEVTAFDNLSRTKLLRKRNRYENYNWQYLASFEKIKLIKGDIRVAKEISSACDDANLIIHTAAQTAVTTSLLDPRTDFRVNLLGTFNVLEAARKAKSNPTIIFTSTNKVYGSNVNVLPIVEKERRYDFADERTPGIDETLSIDRCEHTPYGCSKLAADIYVQDYAHTYGLRTAVFRMSCIYGPRQFGVEDQGWVAWFIIAHLTGKKVTIYGDGKQMRDILFVEDLVRAFEYFTYNGPKHGVYNIGGGKENTVSIIELMDMIEKRSGRRFDLVFSEWRPGDQKVYISDISKAKREFNWKPLIGAREGVNRLYDWVESNKELFK from the coding sequence ATGAAAGTCGTTGTGACCGGTGGAGCCGGCTTTGTCGGATCTCACGCTTCCGAGTATTTCGCTGTCAAAGGCGATGAAGTAACGGCATTCGATAATCTGAGCAGAACGAAACTGCTAAGGAAGCGAAATCGTTATGAGAATTACAACTGGCAGTACCTTGCGTCTTTTGAAAAAATCAAATTGATCAAAGGAGACATTAGAGTCGCGAAAGAAATCTCTAGTGCATGTGATGATGCCAATCTCATCATTCACACAGCGGCACAAACTGCTGTCACGACCTCTCTCCTCGATCCGAGAACGGATTTCAGAGTTAATCTTCTTGGCACGTTCAATGTTCTTGAGGCGGCGAGAAAGGCGAAATCGAATCCTACTATTATTTTTACATCAACAAACAAGGTATATGGAAGTAATGTCAACGTGCTGCCGATCGTCGAAAAGGAAAGAAGATACGACTTTGCCGATGAGAGAACACCTGGTATTGATGAAACTCTTTCGATAGACAGATGTGAACACACGCCATATGGATGCTCAAAGCTCGCTGCTGACATATACGTTCAGGACTATGCACATACATACGGGCTGCGAACCGCTGTCTTCAGAATGTCATGTATCTATGGACCTAGACAATTTGGAGTGGAAGATCAGGGTTGGGTTGCGTGGTTTATCATCGCTCACCTCACGGGTAAGAAAGTCACGATATACGGCGATGGAAAGCAAATGAGAGACATTCTGTTTGTTGAAGATCTCGTGAGGGCATTCGAGTACTTCACATATAACGGACCAAAACACGGCGTTTACAACATCGGAGGAGGAAAAGAGAATACCGTCTCCATCATTGAACTGATGGATATGATCGAAAAACGAAGTGGCAGGCGGTTTGATCTAGTGTTCTCGGAATGGAGACCAGGCGATCAGAAAGTTTACATTTCGGACATTTCGAAGGCGAAAAGGGAAT